The Halalkalicoccus tibetensis genome contains the following window.
TCGACCTGCTGTACCACGAGACCTACTACGTCGTCGGCCACTTCCACTTCATCGTCTCGGGGATCATCCTCTTTGCCGTCTTCGCGGGCGTCTACTACTGGTTCCCGCTGATGAGTCGGCGGATGTACAACAAGCGCCTCGGGGCGGTCCACTTCTGGCTCTCGTTCGTGGGCGTGAACCTGCTGTCGTTCGGCATGCTGATCCTCGGGATGTTGGGGATGCCCCGACGTTCGGCGACCTATCCCGCGGAGTTCCTCCCGTTGCAGGTGATGGCGGGCATCGGCGCGGCGTTGCTCGCGATCGGCCAGGTCGTCTGGCTGTATAACATGCTCCAGTCCTATCGGGCGGGTCGGATCGTGATGGACGCCGACGTCTGGGACCTCAAGGAGTTCGGCCAGTTCACCCGGGAGTGGCAGTGGTTCGAGCGCCGCCTCGAACAGGTCCAGCGGACGGGAGAGGAGGGCGAGGAGGCCCGCTGACTCGCTACACCCCCATCCGCTCGTAGGCGAACCCCAGAACGAAGCCGTACGCGAGGTGGCCCACGAGCGTGAAGAAGAGATAGAGGAGGACGAAGGGCCAGGTCAGCTGGCCGGTGCCGAGGATCAGGAAGGCGACCCACAGCACCAGCCCGAAGAGCATCCCCTGGACGGCGACGTCGTTCCCGCCGGGGAGCTCGACGAGCAGCCGCCGGGCGAAGACGAAGACGATCGGCCAGACGAGGACGCCGGCGGCGGTGAAGACGACGAAGCCGACGACGTGCTGGTCCGGTAGCCCGACGAAGCGGGCGATCGCCTCGGGGGCACCGAGCTGTGATCGCGTCTGGACCTGGCTGAACAGGAAAACGAGCATCATCACGGTCGTCGCGGCGGCGCCGGCTCCGATCGCACGCAGAAAGCGATTCATACGGCCGTGGGTACTGGGGTTTCACCGAAAGCTCTGTCGGTCATCCGAAGCGCTTAATCCTCCCTCCGCCGAAGCCGGGCGTATGAAGCGGCTCATCATCCACGGGGACCCCGGCGTCAGGCGGGACGGGATCATCGACTACGACGGCGAGGAGATGGTCCTCTTCTCGATCTCGCGAAACGGCGACTGGCACGGGCCCGACCGCCCGCAGCTGTGGTGTGTCATCGGCACCGAGGACGAGCGAATGGACTTCGAGAAACGGAACTACGTCCCCCATTTTCTGGAGGTCGAGACCATCGACGCCGACGCCCTCGACGTCGTCCGAGAGCGGGGTACGGTCAGCTAAACGCACTCGATCAGACACGCCGCGCTCGCGAGGTTCGTCGCCAGCGGCGTGTCGTGGACGTCACAGATCCGCAACAGCGCGGTGATGTCGGGCTCGTGGGGCTGGGCACGAAGCGGGTCCCGGAGGAAGATCACGCCGTCGAGCTCGCCCTTCGCGACCTCCGCGCCGATCATCATGTCCCCGCCCAGCGGCCCGGACTCCATTCGCTCGACCTCGAGGCCGGTCTCCTCGTTGATGCGTTTGCCCGTCGTGCCGGTGCCGATGAGCTCACAGCCCGTGAGACGCTGTTCGTGCTCGTGGACGAACTCGATCAGGTCGGGTTTCTTCTCGTCGTGGGCGATCAACGCGAGTCGCGTCATACACCCCCTGTGTGCGCCGCCTTCAAAGGTGTTTGTCCCGGGTCGATCGCGCCGCCGGCCTGCGATTTCTGAATCACAACCCTTAACTACGGGACGCCGGTATGAACTGGTAGCGGGATGGGATAGCCAGGAGATTCCGGCGGGCTCATAACCCGCAGACCGGTAGTTCAAATCTACCTCCCGCTATACTTCTGCTGCGAGCAAACCCGGCGAGTGGAAAGTGTAGCACGTGGTAGTTCGAATGAAACCGAGGTTCTTCACGAAGTGCATGTTCTCGGGCGTAGTTCAGACCCACCTCCCGCTACGCCTTACGCGACTACGCGCGAGAAGCGACGGGCGCCGGAAACGCCACGATCGGCACATGAGAGCGGCATCCGGCGACCCGAATCCCCTCCCCGCAACCTCTTTCAAACCGAACCACGAGTGACGGGGGCGTGATCCGACTCCGAGTGGCCCCCAGTAGTGACGGGACGGAACACCGCCCGGCGATCCGTCGGCGAGGCGTCCCCGTGTCCGTCGGGTCGGGGCGTGCTACGCCCGCAGGAACACGTACGCGACCGCGAGGACGATCAGGAGCGCGATTCCGGCGTAGATCACCATCGACCGCTGTCGTCTGGTCATGGGATGAGTAGGGGGCG
Protein-coding sequences here:
- a CDS encoding methylglyoxal synthase; the encoded protein is MTRLALIAHDEKKPDLIEFVHEHEQRLTGCELIGTGTTGKRINEETGLEVERMESGPLGGDMMIGAEVAKGELDGVIFLRDPLRAQPHEPDITALLRICDVHDTPLATNLASAACLIECV
- a CDS encoding HAH_0734 family protein, whose protein sequence is MKRLIIHGDPGVRRDGIIDYDGEEMVLFSISRNGDWHGPDRPQLWCVIGTEDERMDFEKRNYVPHFLEVETIDADALDVVRERGTVS
- a CDS encoding DUF6789 family protein, whose amino-acid sequence is MNRFLRAIGAGAAATTVMMLVFLFSQVQTRSQLGAPEAIARFVGLPDQHVVGFVVFTAAGVLVWPIVFVFARRLLVELPGGNDVAVQGMLFGLVLWVAFLILGTGQLTWPFVLLYLFFTLVGHLAYGFVLGFAYERMGV